A window of the Trichoderma asperellum chromosome 6, complete sequence genome harbors these coding sequences:
- a CDS encoding uncharacterized protein (CAZy:GH13) — MVVIQRVTEPERAWWKEASVYQIYPASFLDSNGDGLGDLPGIISKLDYIKSVGVDTIWLSPIFKSPQHDMGYDISDYRNIHEPYGTVEDAENLIQGCHKRGLKVLLDLVVNHTSDEHDWFKESRSSKESPKRDWYFWKDPKYDSNGIRQPPNNWASVFGGSAWNWDEHTGQYYLSLFLASQPDLNWANKDMRESTYDDMRFWLDRGADGFRIDSMNLMSKHPDLPDAPITDPKAEYQSGAIYFASGPRMHEYIQEMRAKVFDKYECMTVGELGFTKDEKSVSEYVAKDRHELNMLFTGDIVDMDFGDNHKYGPGEFHLSKLRHITSMWQSAMPKFNGWNSIYMDNHDSGRSLSRYASDLPEYRKDAAKMLATYLCSLSGTVFLLQGQEIGTANIPKSWGVEDYIDVEGRNYYNSVLKQRVDGANMGDVLSQMRLKARDNGRLPMQWNSNPHGGFTKAAKPWMRVNDDFDAWNVESQEGDEDSVLTYWRKMLKLRKGERDVFIYGTYEMLSEVKSGEDIFAYTMTKFDGSKQALVLLNFSDAVKRFPTSKDYKGWKKLIGDTAEDLMTEGLELKPYEGVIYCNW; from the coding sequence ATGGTAGTCATCCAGAGAGTGACAGAGCCTGAGAGGGCCTGGTGGAAAGAAGCGTCAGTATATCAAATATATCCGGCAAGCTTCTTAGACAGCAATGGGGATGGTCTAGGTGACCTTCCTGGCATTATTTCGAAGCTGGACTACATTAAGTCCGTGGGAGTGGACACAATTTGGCTGTCGCCGATTTTCAAGAGCCCTCAGCATGATATGGGATACGATATATCTGACTACAGAAACATTCACGAGCCATATGGGACTGTTGAGGATGCTGAGAATCTAATTCAAGGCTGTCACAAAAGAGGACTCAAAGTCTTGTTGGACCTGGTCGTCAATCACACCAGCGATGAACACGACTGGTTCAAAGAGTCCCGTTCATCCAAGGAATCACCAAAGCGCGACTGGTATTTTTGGAAAGACCCCAAGTACGACTCAAATGGCATTCGACAGCCACCCAACAATTGGGCCTCAGTGTTTGGAGGGAGCGCGTGGAACTGGGATGAACACACTGGCCAGTACTACCTGTCATTGTTTCTGGCATCTCAGCCGGATTTGAACTGGGCAAATAAAGACATGCGCGAATCAACATACGATGATATGAGGTTTTGGTTAGACAGAGGAGCAGATGGCTTCCGAATCGATTCAATGAACCTGATGTCGAAACACCCAGACCTTCCTGATGCACCAATCACAGACCCAAAGGCCGAGTATCAGTCGGGAGCGATATATTTTGCTAGTGGTCCCCGCATGCATGAATATATTCAAGAGATGCGAGCCAAGGTCTTTGATAAGTATGAATGCATGACGGTTGGTGAGCTCGGATTCACAAAAGACGAGAAGAGCGTGTCCGAGTACGTGGCCAAGGACAGGCATGAGCTTAACATGCTATTCACCGGAGACATTGTTGACATGGATTTTGGAGATAATCACAAGTACGGACCTGGAGAGTTCCATCTCTCAAAATTACGACACATCACAAGCATGTGGCAATCGGCCATGCCCAAGTTCAACGGCTGGAACTCGATATACATGGACAATCACGATTCTGGCCGGTCGCTGTCAAGATATGCCTCTGACCTTCCCGAGTACCGCAAAGATGCCGCCAAGATGCTGGCGACGTACTTGTGCAGTCTGAGTGGTACCGTTTTTCTCCTCCAAGGACAGGAAATTGGCACTGCGAATATCCCCAAATCCTGGGGAGTTGAGGACTACATTGATGTCGAAGGGAGAAACTACTACAACAGCGTCCTGAAACAACGCGTTGACGGAGCCAACATGGGCGATGTCTTGTCGCAGATGAGACTCAAAGCTAGAGACAACGGACGCCTGCCGATGCAGTGGAACAGCAACCCCCATGGTGGCTTCACCAAGGCAGCCAAGCCGTGGATGCGAGTCAATGATGACTTTGACGCCTGGAATGTGGAATCTCAGGAGGGGGACGAAGACAGCGTACTGACATATTGGAGGAAGATGCTCAAGCTGAGAAAGGGCGAGAGAGACGTTTTCATCTATGGCACTTATGAAATGTTAAGTGAAGTCAAGAGTGGCGAGGACATCTTTGCATATACCATGACAAAGTTTGATGGTAGCAAACAGGCACTGGTTCTGCTTAACTTTTCTGATGCAGTGAAGAGATTTCCAACCTCTAAAGACTACAAGGGATGGAAAAAGTTGATTGGGGATACTGCTGAGGACTTAATGACGGAGGGGTTGGAGCTGAAGCCGTACGAAGGCGTCATCTATTGTAATTGGTAG
- a CDS encoding uncharacterized protein (EggNog:ENOG41) gives MSYDGSVDTIFNPAGDPLPLASGLFTEPGLERGNSAPFGKSDGLSGGAAMQQEVSLEGDPTQGPARRARVAHLPRPAGTETKDDDDHLPLFSGFTEQAVAQELFTTKAFDYWDMNDFVAPKELPPSIGQTHHDGIQEIQSNMAATTTEPYLRWEDLSLGVQWIIILHLCEKLSFEVVVFSQLKLHSWNIDNFLTTYLNFRDEWNAFERAAFQRSAELKTSTDMEGSSLTEWIHIHRPPQPIDQISDEDAQKGLRFLRRRGVNHNIDFQEWVEQKDFKNFTNIDIDKPILQDRMDHLLLRRALAANVVSARDITQAIGKLQAMNKRNSEHDVQIRGPIINDAFLGTVKDIMPSEDDFWCNSAETSSRVQAFMNTISADLRIDPPIPTPVSQRERQRMRNDVSNALRRLLPDLKPQYVPGLLTKTQWEADNGYPMGHVADYDLTNYTAEMQSRAEGQAQEKPSHAPISLRAIAKEPSSSASGDFSSQASDISAGELNRHQTERYESYSSLCVNTSNYHSPAAYAAALASKRNASRPRIGAARSRFMTSNDKGQLMVGMAADPSSAAAQTSQNPGFTTQLAEGVFRTQLDVSRRAMEVEPTNLPGLRAVGDFEPDNVSFALERSQRARRPSARARESLQYALEMAQSTEITPEKSRAKKVQCSRSGRKQADQDDEGENTGHRPESMRETGTEAQTAAAELIGFCIRAGNDLVHLNSSILPSWPRIRNEAPSSEVISRHQRVAEEPGQSGSETSTTVDVAEFAVEAEQAYYAVRADHINPAAQIPSHLQMSRGDIQATLLSRKAEFNRAEAMLQGINGPTAGRAKLAGVADSAMFAIHATKASFALEEVEGNLNSYQAQQTGTAFPMQQQRQPF, from the exons ATGTCATACGATGGCAGCGTCGACACGATTTTCAATCCAGCAGGAGATCCTTTGCCTTTAGCATCTGGTCTGTTTACAGAGCCAGGACTAGAGCGAGGCAACAGCGCGCCGTTCGGCAAGTCGGATGGACTCTCAGGGGGAGCAGCTATGCAGCAGGAAGTCAGTTTGGAAGGCGACC CAACCCAAGGACCAGCTCGTCGAGCCCGCGTTGCCCATCTGCCACGGCCAGCAGGCACAGAAacaaaagatgatgatgatcacCTGCCCCTGTTTTCCGGCTTCACTGAGCAAGCCGTTGCCCAAGAACTTTTTACCACCAAGGCTTTCGATTATTGGGACATGAACGATTTTGTAGCACCTAAAGAGCTTCCTCCTAGCATTGGGCAGACACATCATGACGGCATTCAAGAGATACAGTCCAATATGGCCGCTACAACCACAGAGCCATATCTTAGATGGGAGGATCTGAGCTTGGGTGTCCAGTGGATTATCATTCTGCACCTCTGTGAAAAGCTGTCATTTGAGGTTGTTGTTTTCAGCCAGCTCAAGCTTCACAGCTGGAACATTGACAACTTTCTTACCACGTATCTCAACTTCCGCGATGAGTGGAACGCGTTTGAACGAGCTGCCTTCCAAAGATCTGCCGAGCTCAAGACAAGCACTGATATGGAAGGCTCATCGCTTACCGAATGGATACACATACATCGCCCACCACAGCCCATCGACCAAATCTCCGATGAAGATGCGCAAAAGGGCCTTCGCTTCCTCCGTAGACGTGGAGTCAATCACAACATCGATTTTCAAGAATGGGTAGAGCAAAAAGACTTCAAAAACTTTACTAATATTGATATCGATAAACCCATCCTACAAGACCGCATGGATCACCTACTTCTGCGAAGAGCTTTGGCAGCTAATGTGGTGTCTGCTCGCGATATCACACAGGCCATTGGAAAGCTTCAGGCAATGAATAAACGTAACAGCGAACATGACGTTCAGATCCGCGGCCCAATCATCAATGACGCCTTCTTGGGAACGGTTAAAGACATCATGCCCTCTGAGGATGATTTTTGGTGCAATTCTGCAGAGACTTCAAGCAGAGTTCAGGCCTTTATGAACACCATATCAGCAGACTTGCGGATTGACCCGCCAATCCCGACTCCAGTCTCACAAAGGGAAAGGCAGCGTATGAGAAACGATGTTTCTAATGCATTGAGGCGCCTGCTCCCCGATTTGAAACCTCAGTATGTTCCAGGATTACTGACCAAAACTCAATGGGAAGCCGATAATGGATATCCTATGGGACAT GTAGCCGACTATGATCTCACTAACTATACGGCTGAGATGCAGTCTCGTGCTGAAGGACAGGCACAGGAGAAGCCTTCCCACGCTCCCATTTCGCTACGAGCCATTGCTAAAGAGCCAAGTTCCTCGGCTTCCGGCGATTTCTCTAGTCAAGCATCTGACATTTCCGCAGGCGAGCTCAATCGTCATCAAACTGAAAGGTATGAAAGTTATTCTTCCCTCTGCGTTAACACGTCAAACTATCACAGCCCCGCTGCATATGCTGCAGCTCTCGCAAGTAAACGGAATGCGTCAAGGCCTCGTATTGGAGCTGCCCGATCACGTTTTATGACAAGCAATGACAAGGGACAACTGATGGTTGGAATGGCGGCAGATCCTTCGTCAGCAGCTGCACAAACCTCTCAGAACCCTGGGTTTACTACGCAGCTTGCTGAAGGAGTTTTTCGCACCCAACTTGATGTGTCCAGACGAGCAATGGAAGTAGAACCCACAAATCTTCCTGGCCTAAGGGCAGTAGGGGACTTTGAGCCCGACAACGTTTCCTTTGCGTTGGAAAGAAGCCAACGAGCGCGACGACCTAGTGCCCGTGCTCGTGAATCTTTACAATATGCTTTGGAAATGGCACAAAGTACTGAAATAACTCCTGAGAAGTCTAGAGCGAAAAAAGTTCAATGCTCGAGATCCGGCAGAAAGCAAGCAGACCAAGACGACGAGGGTGAAAACACCGGCCACAGGCCCGAGTCAATGCGAGAAACTGGAACCGAAGCCCaaacggcagcagcagaattAATTGGATTTTGCATCCGAGCGGGAAACGACCTGGTCCACCTGAATAGCTCCATATTA CCGTCATGGCCAAGAATAAGGAATGAAGCCCCTTCATCAGAAGTTATTTCAAGACATCAACGAGTTGCTGAAGAGCCAGGCCAATCCGGATCAGAGACCTCGACTACCGTTG ATGTTGCTGAATTTGCTGTCGAGGCGGAACAGGCATACTACGCTGTCAGAGCAGATCATATCAACCCCGCTGCTCAAATTCCAAGTCACCTCCAGATGAGTCGTGGCGACATTCAGGCAACTCTCCTTTCGAGGAAGGCTGAGTTTAATCGAGCTGAGGCCATGCTCCAAGGCATCAATGGGCCAACTGCTGGAAGAGCTAAGCTGGCCGGTGTGGCTGATTCGGCGATGTTTGCAATCCATGCTACAAAAGCTTCTTTCGCTCTTGAAGAGGTCGAGGGCAATCTAAATTCTTACCAGGCCCAGCAGACTGGTACTGCCTTTCCAATGCAGCAACAACGCCAGCCATTTTAA